One Paraburkholderia fungorum genomic region harbors:
- a CDS encoding type 1 glutamine amidotransferase domain-containing protein — translation MTILIVLTSHDTLGDTGKKTGLWLEEFLAPFYEFTDANIPVRLATPAGGIAPIDPLSIEMIESTDLYRRFANDASLVKLLQNTEQLEKIDAQEVDGVLYPGGHGPLFDLRTNPHSIRLIESLFRTGKPVATICHAGCVLLDAKATSGAPLVNGKNLTAFSDSEEVAAQLAEVVPYLVETELKKLGANYSRAPDWNEYIVRDGQLLSGQNPASSRGVAKALIEVLGIKV, via the coding sequence ATGACCATTTTAATCGTTCTCACGTCGCACGATACGTTGGGCGACACGGGCAAAAAGACGGGCCTATGGCTTGAGGAGTTTCTAGCTCCATTTTACGAATTTACCGACGCGAACATTCCTGTGCGACTTGCCACGCCCGCGGGAGGCATCGCGCCGATTGACCCACTGTCAATTGAAATGATCGAAAGTACGGATCTGTACCGTCGCTTCGCGAACGACGCATCTTTAGTAAAGCTGTTGCAAAACACAGAGCAGCTCGAAAAGATTGATGCACAGGAAGTTGATGGCGTGCTCTACCCGGGCGGCCATGGTCCTCTCTTTGATCTACGAACTAATCCTCACTCTATTCGCCTGATCGAAAGTTTGTTCCGTACTGGTAAGCCAGTGGCTACCATTTGTCACGCGGGTTGCGTATTGCTCGATGCAAAGGCTACGTCGGGTGCCCCTCTCGTGAACGGAAAGAATTTGACCGCGTTTAGCGACAGCGAAGAAGTTGCCGCGCAATTGGCCGAAGTCGTTCCATATCTTGTGGAAACGGAACTAAAGAAACTCGGGGCTAACTACTCGAGAGCTCCTGATTGGAATGAGTACATCGTTCGCGATGGACAGCTATTGAGTGGGCAAAACCCTGCCTCTTCTAGAGGGGTGGCAAAAGCGCTAATCGAGGTACTTGGAATTAAGGTCTAA
- a CDS encoding LysR substrate-binding domain-containing protein yields MHRRRLPSLIAVRAFEAFSRSGSIRSAGDELAVSHTVISRHIQNLEDTVSTRLVKRFGRGLQLTREGERFAAKAKRALDLIADACSELSHGSGDALHVCCMAGLASYKLLARLPDLEAALNGRELILQPTASRPDFEKDEADAEIIYLEDPVQEEGLRSELFARPRILAVASPILVSRFPNVSEPQGIVDMPLLHERSSDQWENWLLAIGVTDIPHLTGPRLWHGHFTMEAAKLGQGVALVSDLVANDAIARGELVEVIPGVSTQLGGYYFVAPERMWNDPAVATVRRWLISTLR; encoded by the coding sequence ATGCACCGTAGACGTCTACCCTCCTTGATCGCGGTACGTGCATTTGAAGCATTTAGCCGAAGCGGAAGTATTCGTTCAGCCGGAGATGAACTGGCGGTGTCGCACACCGTCATATCGCGGCATATCCAGAATCTGGAAGACACGGTTAGCACGCGTCTGGTCAAGCGGTTCGGGCGCGGGTTACAACTGACGCGGGAGGGGGAACGGTTTGCCGCGAAGGCCAAGCGCGCGTTGGATTTAATAGCCGACGCGTGCTCGGAGTTGTCCCACGGCAGCGGTGATGCGTTGCACGTTTGCTGTATGGCGGGCCTCGCCTCTTACAAACTTCTCGCGCGCTTACCGGATCTGGAGGCGGCTCTGAACGGGCGCGAGTTGATTCTTCAGCCTACCGCGTCGAGACCAGATTTCGAAAAGGATGAAGCCGATGCCGAAATTATTTATCTGGAAGATCCGGTTCAGGAGGAAGGGTTGCGTTCTGAGCTGTTCGCGCGTCCACGAATCCTTGCCGTTGCGAGTCCTATCCTCGTATCGCGATTTCCGAACGTGAGCGAGCCCCAGGGTATTGTCGACATGCCGCTGCTTCATGAGCGTTCGAGCGATCAGTGGGAGAACTGGCTGCTTGCAATTGGCGTGACGGACATACCTCATCTGACCGGACCACGACTGTGGCACGGCCATTTCACGATGGAAGCCGCAAAACTGGGGCAGGGCGTCGCGCTTGTCAGCGATCTCGTAGCTAACGATGCGATTGCTCGGGGTGAACTGGTCGAAGTAATTCCCGGCGTCTCGACCCAACTTGGGGGGTACTACTTCGTTGCTCCGGAACGAATGTGGAACGACCCTGCTGTTGCCACGGTTCGTCGATGGCTGATTTCGACGCTTAGATAA
- a CDS encoding ABC transporter substrate-binding protein encodes MAQYSRRDVLKLGGAIATVAGLTSAKFAFAAETPAAAKLYIEAKKEGELNLYWGSYEQKTIEAIRDAFIARYPGIRVNLLRQGSQTVYTRLRLELQRNAPNCDSLGTTNLLHYTELKKINALLPYVPEDARFLPEQFRQLDPDNMYHIGAISLTAINYQSQRVKTAPASWKALLSPEYAGKITVGSPAASGDVAHWALAMRTKFGDGYLRDFAKLNPKVGQSNVDTVTDILAGERIVGAGAPVSYTLAQRAAGQPINVQWPTDDTILNLGLTAIPAKAPHPNAAKLFNNFLYSTEVSQILSRNLWPTLRTDVPWSDGQSLDKLKWYRNKTDNLEKQMADTVALWQSIFS; translated from the coding sequence ATGGCTCAATACTCCAGAAGAGACGTCCTGAAACTAGGCGGTGCGATCGCAACTGTCGCGGGTCTCACCTCAGCAAAATTCGCATTCGCCGCAGAAACACCTGCCGCGGCCAAACTCTATATCGAAGCAAAAAAAGAGGGCGAACTCAATCTCTACTGGGGTTCGTACGAACAGAAAACGATTGAGGCGATTCGCGACGCTTTCATCGCTCGCTATCCCGGCATCCGCGTTAATTTGCTGCGCCAGGGATCGCAGACCGTCTACACGCGCCTTCGTCTCGAACTACAAAGAAATGCGCCCAACTGCGACTCACTCGGCACTACCAATCTGCTGCACTACACCGAGTTGAAAAAGATTAACGCTCTGCTTCCGTATGTACCGGAAGATGCCAGATTTCTGCCCGAGCAGTTCCGTCAACTCGACCCGGACAACATGTACCACATTGGCGCGATCAGCCTCACCGCAATTAACTACCAGTCGCAACGCGTCAAAACTGCACCGGCATCGTGGAAAGCGCTTCTCTCGCCCGAATATGCTGGAAAAATTACCGTCGGAAGTCCGGCGGCGTCCGGCGATGTGGCGCATTGGGCATTGGCCATGCGCACCAAATTTGGCGATGGATATCTGCGTGACTTCGCCAAACTCAATCCCAAAGTGGGTCAATCAAATGTCGATACTGTCACGGATATTCTCGCCGGCGAACGGATCGTTGGCGCAGGTGCCCCAGTGTCGTATACGCTGGCACAAAGGGCTGCCGGTCAACCCATCAACGTACAGTGGCCCACGGACGACACCATCCTGAATCTGGGATTGACCGCGATCCCTGCCAAAGCACCTCATCCCAACGCGGCCAAGCTCTTCAATAACTTCCTGTACTCGACTGAGGTCTCCCAGATCCTGTCTAGAAACCTCTGGCCGACTCTCCGCACTGATGTTCCCTGGTCCGACGGGCAATCGCTGGACAAACTGAAGTGGTACCGCAACAAGACAGACAATCTGGAAAAGCAGATGGCCGATACCGTCGCGCTCTGGCAATCCATTTTCTCGTAG
- a CDS encoding Zn-ribbon domain-containing OB-fold protein, which produces MKDKIMPVMDANSEPYWKAARDRRLLIQRCARTGLFQWYPRQHCIHDTTFVPQWVEASGFGVVFSYSVIFRGGFENEPYICALVELQEGVLMLSRLEGIAPERVRIGLDVAVDFLRIDDTVTLPIFKPRDKP; this is translated from the coding sequence ATGAAAGACAAAATCATGCCCGTGATGGACGCAAACAGCGAGCCCTACTGGAAAGCTGCACGCGACCGTCGATTGCTGATCCAGCGCTGCGCGCGAACCGGGCTGTTTCAATGGTACCCGCGTCAACATTGCATTCACGACACCACCTTTGTACCTCAATGGGTCGAGGCTTCAGGATTCGGCGTGGTGTTCTCGTATTCCGTTATCTTTCGCGGCGGATTCGAAAATGAACCCTACATCTGTGCGCTAGTGGAATTGCAGGAAGGCGTCCTGATGCTTTCCCGACTGGAAGGAATCGCACCGGAGCGCGTTCGCATAGGACTCGACGTTGCGGTCGACTTTCTTCGCATCGACGATACCGTCACCCTACCGATCTTCAAGCCGAGAGATAAACCATGA
- a CDS encoding thiolase C-terminal domain-containing protein, whose product MDISGRAAIAGIFESPRRSAPQMHPYALQMECVLGALSDAGLTLNDVDGLCVASGDWAEGGGVNSVTEFAEYAGIRPTWFDSTDVGGCSYIVHAGHAAAAIATGLAKVVVISYAATPRWWPLNTPSFDPFVLPAGPGQFELPYGPTLISTYAMYAQRHMHLYGTTAEQLASVAVTFRRHAAGNPHARLRDVITVDDVLNSSMIASPLHKLDCCVVTDGGGAIVMTSREFARDCKRKPVYLSGFGSATVRTQLSQIDKDIKTPASLSGPAAFKMAGMKPGDIDVAQLYDAFTITPLLALEDLGFCARGESGPYTADGNLSLGGQLPTNTDGGGLASNHPGKRGIFTLIEATRQLRGEGPGVQVPDAEVALAHGIGGTFCAAATAILTI is encoded by the coding sequence ATGGATATTTCGGGTCGGGCTGCGATCGCAGGTATTTTTGAATCACCGAGGCGAAGCGCTCCTCAGATGCACCCTTACGCTCTCCAGATGGAGTGTGTGTTGGGGGCACTCAGTGATGCCGGGCTAACTCTCAACGATGTTGATGGACTTTGTGTTGCATCGGGCGATTGGGCCGAAGGCGGCGGTGTTAATAGCGTGACCGAATTTGCTGAATACGCTGGAATTCGACCGACCTGGTTTGATAGCACCGATGTTGGGGGATGTTCATACATCGTTCACGCGGGGCACGCCGCTGCGGCCATTGCAACCGGATTGGCCAAAGTCGTTGTAATCAGTTATGCCGCTACCCCACGCTGGTGGCCTCTCAACACCCCCTCTTTCGATCCATTCGTTCTACCCGCTGGACCTGGACAGTTCGAATTGCCGTACGGTCCCACCCTTATTTCTACGTATGCGATGTACGCGCAACGTCACATGCATTTGTATGGAACAACGGCAGAGCAACTCGCCAGCGTCGCGGTGACGTTCCGCCGCCACGCCGCAGGAAATCCGCACGCGCGTCTGCGTGACGTCATTACAGTCGACGACGTCCTGAATTCTTCGATGATCGCATCGCCTCTGCACAAACTTGATTGCTGCGTGGTGACAGACGGGGGAGGTGCAATCGTGATGACAAGCCGGGAGTTCGCTAGAGACTGCAAGAGAAAGCCCGTCTATCTCTCCGGATTTGGATCTGCCACCGTACGCACCCAGTTGAGTCAGATAGACAAAGATATCAAGACGCCAGCGAGCCTGTCCGGACCAGCTGCATTCAAGATGGCAGGCATGAAACCTGGCGATATCGACGTCGCACAACTGTATGACGCGTTCACCATCACGCCCTTGCTGGCACTCGAAGATCTGGGCTTCTGCGCAAGAGGAGAAAGTGGCCCCTACACGGCGGATGGCAACCTTTCCCTAGGAGGCCAGTTGCCAACGAATACGGACGGTGGCGGACTCGCATCGAATCATCCGGGCAAACGCGGCATCTTCACGCTGATCGAAGCGACACGTCAGTTGCGTGGAGAGGGGCCGGGAGTACAGGTACCCGATGCAGAAGTAGCGCTCGCGCACGGGATCGGCGGCACGTTTTGTGCCGCCGCGACCGCCATCCTGACCATCTAA
- a CDS encoding cytosine permease: MSNSIPESGFSVEQEALSGRLPVLATERVYGTYGSFLWTCCAFSAATWAFLMGGFLPFVGDWRIGVMGYVIGLIIGMATVGLASGAASHRYGTDVIDAAKSSFGYRGIVVPLFGLLATLIGWSFVVEALTARGAANIVATISKSGLTGNGHEKLVVCFALVALLLVWLIASKGPKMFERLNGYVGPLHMLITAMMLGILVYRFGWHTLWTSQVPVDHMLTRDPTRGLALAVELGMSNSLTWWPVIGGLTRLVKNRSHIVGPSIIGVGLLGAALVSTVAALASISAGTNDPTVWMITLAGPLVGSLTMGVVLIANVSTMVVMVYLAGVSIQQIKIFSRIRWELLLAVMLLPGIYLAFKTEWLLTASMSFLSYNGVMFVGVTGVTLVDYFAMRRGHLDLAHLFATRESKYEFWGGVNWVAVAVTFVAAAIYLWLYNPVTSAMAEPFKYLGASIPVVVISGALYYVGMRLITVPLGKGSYSDRRGSVSVATLEDNPASGAVTVSL; encoded by the coding sequence GTGAGCAATTCAATCCCGGAATCCGGATTCTCTGTAGAACAAGAAGCTCTTTCAGGCCGACTACCAGTTCTGGCTACTGAGAGGGTGTACGGGACCTACGGTTCGTTCTTATGGACGTGCTGCGCGTTCAGTGCCGCCACATGGGCCTTTCTGATGGGCGGATTCTTGCCATTCGTTGGTGATTGGCGCATTGGTGTCATGGGGTACGTGATCGGATTGATCATCGGTATGGCTACGGTTGGCCTCGCATCCGGGGCGGCCAGTCACAGATATGGGACGGATGTCATCGATGCCGCTAAATCTTCGTTTGGCTATAGAGGGATCGTCGTACCTTTATTTGGATTGCTAGCCACTTTGATAGGGTGGTCCTTCGTCGTCGAAGCTCTCACGGCCCGTGGTGCAGCAAATATTGTTGCAACGATTAGCAAGTCTGGCTTAACCGGGAACGGTCACGAGAAGCTGGTGGTTTGCTTTGCACTCGTAGCGCTGTTACTCGTTTGGTTGATTGCGAGTAAAGGACCAAAGATGTTCGAGCGACTCAATGGATACGTTGGGCCGTTGCACATGCTCATCACGGCCATGATGCTAGGAATTCTTGTTTACCGATTTGGGTGGCACACATTATGGACAAGCCAGGTTCCGGTCGATCATATGCTTACGCGGGATCCTACTCGAGGACTAGCGCTGGCTGTTGAGCTCGGAATGTCCAATTCATTGACATGGTGGCCCGTGATAGGTGGTCTCACGCGCTTGGTGAAAAATCGATCTCATATTGTGGGCCCATCGATTATTGGTGTTGGATTGCTGGGCGCAGCCCTCGTATCGACGGTTGCAGCGTTGGCTTCTATAAGTGCCGGTACCAACGATCCAACAGTGTGGATGATTACATTGGCTGGACCATTGGTTGGCAGTCTCACCATGGGAGTCGTATTGATTGCCAATGTTTCGACGATGGTAGTGATGGTTTATCTTGCCGGGGTATCTATACAACAGATAAAAATCTTCTCAAGAATACGATGGGAGCTGCTCCTGGCTGTCATGCTGCTGCCTGGCATCTATTTGGCTTTTAAGACAGAGTGGCTTTTGACCGCTTCTATGAGCTTCCTGTCGTACAACGGTGTAATGTTCGTCGGGGTAACAGGCGTAACCCTTGTGGACTACTTTGCAATGCGCCGGGGGCATTTGGATCTTGCTCATTTGTTCGCGACGCGAGAAAGCAAATATGAGTTCTGGGGCGGGGTTAATTGGGTTGCTGTTGCCGTGACATTCGTCGCGGCAGCAATTTACCTGTGGTTGTATAACCCGGTGACTAGCGCGATGGCAGAGCCATTCAAGTATCTTGGCGCGTCTATTCCTGTGGTCGTAATTTCCGGCGCTCTTTATTACGTTGGTATGAGGCTAATCACGGTCCCATTGGGAAAAGGTAGTTATTCTGACAGACGTGGTTCGGTGAGCGTAGCAACGCTGGAAGATAATCCAGCCAGCGGGGCGGTTACTGTTTCACTTTAA
- a CDS encoding SDR family oxidoreductase has translation MTANFITIRRLDGKTAFVTGAGGGIGHAVCQRLASEGARVIMADLNVDRLKEDAARLAKEHGVTIEAVALNVSDRSSWENVSRSLESSHQQVDILVNVAGIVRDRSLTRMSDDEWSSVIDVNLRGSWLGCQFAFEWIGKRGWGRIVNVASTAIYGSFGQSNYSSSKAGVVGLTRAVALEGAKRGILVNAVAPGIVETSILADVPNDILERWKEQMPLKRPAQPHEIASTIAFLASNDASYITGQTIVVDGGATTGDY, from the coding sequence ATGACGGCCAATTTCATCACCATCAGACGTCTGGATGGCAAAACCGCATTCGTGACAGGTGCCGGCGGCGGCATAGGCCACGCTGTTTGTCAGCGCCTTGCCTCTGAAGGCGCGCGAGTCATCATGGCCGACCTCAATGTCGATCGACTCAAGGAAGATGCCGCAAGGCTTGCGAAGGAGCACGGTGTGACAATTGAAGCTGTCGCCCTCAATGTCTCCGATCGCTCGTCCTGGGAAAACGTTTCGCGCTCTCTCGAATCCAGCCATCAGCAAGTCGACATTCTTGTCAACGTAGCCGGCATTGTGCGTGACCGTTCCCTGACGCGGATGTCCGATGACGAATGGTCTTCTGTCATCGACGTGAATCTTCGCGGCTCATGGCTAGGGTGTCAGTTTGCATTCGAATGGATCGGAAAGCGCGGCTGGGGTCGGATTGTCAACGTCGCTTCAACCGCAATTTATGGATCGTTCGGTCAATCAAACTATTCGTCATCGAAAGCCGGCGTCGTTGGACTGACGCGCGCTGTCGCATTAGAGGGCGCAAAGCGAGGAATTCTCGTCAATGCAGTCGCACCGGGCATTGTGGAAACATCCATCCTTGCCGATGTTCCCAATGACATTCTCGAGCGCTGGAAAGAACAAATGCCTCTTAAGCGCCCAGCCCAGCCGCACGAGATCGCGTCCACGATCGCCTTTCTCGCGTCGAACGACGCCAGCTACATCACCGGCCAGACGATTGTGGTCGATGGTGGCGCAACAACTGGCGACTACTGA
- a CDS encoding LysR family transcriptional regulator gives MQLDMNLLVAFDALLEAGSVGGAAHRMHVSSPAMSRTLDRIRHMTGDAIMVRAGRTMMPTPYAESVREEIHAIVTRAHAVMAQQRSFDPVQIERIFTVQCHDALACVLGQRLLGRLRTTAPGAKLRLVAEAGDETPALRQNEVDLHLGAATPTQPDVMHAVLGHDTLTVAMHARHPLAGRRLNAERYATAEHITVSRRGRLRDPVDDALSALDLKRRVVASAPTAAAGLCMASNSDLMVVVPIRACAEMAKALRLHTVPLPVSVPLLPVISTWHARYNGDRAHAWLREEVVNVVKSLLA, from the coding sequence ATGCAACTGGATATGAATTTACTTGTCGCGTTTGATGCGCTGCTCGAAGCGGGCAGCGTCGGCGGTGCGGCGCATCGAATGCATGTCAGTTCGCCCGCGATGAGCCGCACGCTGGACCGTATCCGGCACATGACAGGCGACGCGATCATGGTGCGGGCGGGCCGCACCATGATGCCGACTCCTTATGCCGAATCGGTTCGGGAGGAAATTCACGCGATCGTGACGCGTGCGCACGCAGTAATGGCGCAACAGCGCAGCTTCGATCCTGTTCAGATCGAGAGGATTTTCACCGTGCAGTGCCACGACGCTCTGGCGTGCGTGTTGGGGCAACGACTACTTGGCCGTCTGCGTACAACGGCACCGGGGGCAAAACTGCGATTGGTGGCCGAAGCAGGCGACGAGACACCCGCTCTACGACAAAATGAGGTGGACTTGCATCTCGGTGCAGCAACGCCGACGCAGCCAGATGTGATGCACGCCGTACTGGGCCACGACACATTAACTGTCGCAATGCACGCGCGGCACCCGCTGGCGGGACGACGACTGAACGCGGAGCGCTACGCAACTGCCGAGCACATCACCGTGTCGCGGCGTGGGAGGTTGCGGGACCCGGTGGATGACGCGCTCTCGGCGTTGGACCTCAAGCGCAGGGTCGTGGCATCGGCACCCACTGCGGCGGCAGGGCTTTGTATGGCTAGTAACTCAGACTTGATGGTGGTCGTGCCAATCCGGGCCTGCGCCGAGATGGCGAAGGCCTTGCGCCTTCACACGGTACCACTACCTGTTTCCGTGCCTTTGCTTCCGGTGATTAGTACATGGCACGCGCGATATAACGGAGATCGCGCGCATGCCTGGCTCAGGGAGGAAGTGGTGAACGTAGTGAAAAGCCTGCTGGCTTAG
- a CDS encoding transposase, whose product MAAAGSVTEFSNGRQFAAWLGLTPRQHSSGGKNRLVGITKRGNGYLQIFLVHGARSVFQQAIKHTDTASQWLLEVQARRGTNIAVVALANKIASTT is encoded by the coding sequence ATCGCTGCAGCGGGAAGCGTCACAGAATTCTCCAATGGCAGACAGTTTGCGGCGTGGCTGGGCTTAACCCCACGCCAGCATTCCTCGGGCGGCAAGAATCGCCTGGTTGGTATCACGAAGCGCGGTAACGGCTATCTTCAAATTTTTCTGGTACATGGCGCGAGATCGGTGTTTCAGCAAGCGATAAAGCATACGGACACGGCCTCTCAATGGCTACTAGAGGTTCAGGCGAGACGCGGAACAAACATCGCAGTCGTGGCACTCGCCAACAAGATCGCCAGCACAACCTGA
- a CDS encoding thioesterase family protein: MPLPSLELIVESDWIDAYGHMNAACYVAVFDRLGFELLQECGVGLDYTEASGSGIYTVELHTSYHREVLKGDPLRLQLRLLECDEKRLIVLFELFQTRDRYLAATMEQLSIHVDLSTRRVTPFPEPVRGNLERLICEHRNAPEVAKYAKRLNMRRAISS; this comes from the coding sequence ATGCCTTTGCCTTCTCTCGAATTGATCGTGGAATCCGACTGGATTGACGCATACGGTCATATGAATGCGGCGTGTTATGTTGCAGTGTTTGACCGGTTAGGCTTCGAGTTATTGCAGGAGTGTGGAGTCGGCTTGGATTATACAGAGGCGTCGGGCTCCGGAATTTATACAGTAGAACTTCACACAAGTTATCACCGCGAAGTGCTGAAGGGTGATCCGTTGCGCCTGCAACTCAGGTTGCTGGAATGCGATGAAAAACGTTTGATTGTCCTATTCGAGTTGTTTCAAACGCGCGATCGGTATCTCGCTGCGACGATGGAGCAGCTGTCGATACACGTGGATCTCTCGACTCGACGGGTTACTCCGTTTCCAGAGCCGGTGCGCGGAAATTTGGAGCGGCTGATCTGTGAGCACCGAAACGCGCCGGAAGTGGCGAAATACGCTAAACGACTGAATATGCGCCGCGCCATATCGAGCTAA
- a CDS encoding PilZ domain-containing protein, translating to MRREIRTPMLFPPTFLNRDGRGLAQVANLSSHGALLCARSALFLPGDTIAGWLQSLGIDGDEKFLVVVLNVRWARYDRKMGWDRLGCALQLTDEHSLPALRHLIENAGP from the coding sequence TTGCGTCGGGAAATACGAACACCGATGTTATTCCCACCAACTTTTCTGAACCGGGATGGTAGAGGACTGGCGCAGGTTGCTAATCTCAGTTCGCACGGGGCGCTCCTTTGTGCTCGGAGCGCCTTATTTTTGCCTGGCGATACGATTGCAGGCTGGCTTCAATCGCTAGGCATCGACGGTGATGAAAAGTTTCTCGTTGTCGTACTCAACGTGCGCTGGGCGCGGTACGACCGCAAGATGGGATGGGATCGGTTAGGCTGCGCGCTACAACTGACGGATGAGCACTCCTTGCCTGCCCTCCGACATTTAATAGAAAATGCCGGCCCGTAG
- a CDS encoding inositol monophosphatase family protein, whose translation MSTAARLADEAATVGRDDALIAATVAAVKLTGSEMLRHFDTQARSPTNLPDLVGAIHANDRRSLEIVRSLLERARPKAGWVEDELEGGSLPDSEWWIVDPMEGNINHVQGLAQWGVSATLVRDNVPVMTAVYEPVAGRLYTAVRGHGAAYANEVPMRVSAKTSLEAAIVTTGQAKPGESAETYRRIGESITAMLQAALVVRMTVPATFELAQVAAGNIDGFWQFSNVRSGQVAGALLVSEAGGVVSDIDGRPWTLASNDFLASAPGTHNEFVAALKNVA comes from the coding sequence ATGTCGACTGCGGCACGGCTCGCGGACGAAGCGGCGACTGTGGGGCGTGACGACGCCCTGATTGCCGCGACAGTGGCGGCGGTGAAATTGACTGGCTCCGAGATGCTACGCCATTTCGATACGCAGGCACGCTCGCCGACTAATCTTCCAGATCTGGTCGGCGCGATACACGCCAATGATCGACGTTCACTGGAAATCGTGCGCAGCCTGCTTGAGCGTGCGCGGCCGAAGGCTGGCTGGGTGGAGGACGAACTCGAAGGTGGGAGCCTGCCCGATAGCGAATGGTGGATTGTCGATCCCATGGAGGGCAATATCAATCACGTGCAGGGGCTCGCCCAGTGGGGCGTCAGCGCAACGCTGGTCCGCGATAACGTGCCCGTGATGACAGCTGTCTACGAGCCGGTAGCAGGACGCCTCTACACGGCGGTGCGTGGCCACGGCGCAGCTTATGCAAATGAGGTGCCGATGCGCGTGTCGGCCAAAACCTCGCTCGAAGCAGCAATCGTGACCACGGGCCAAGCGAAGCCCGGCGAGAGTGCGGAAACGTACCGGCGCATCGGCGAATCGATCACCGCGATGCTGCAGGCGGCGTTGGTCGTGCGGATGACCGTCCCAGCTACATTCGAGCTTGCGCAGGTAGCCGCCGGCAACATCGATGGATTCTGGCAATTCAGCAACGTCCGGTCCGGACAGGTAGCCGGCGCGTTGCTCGTGTCCGAAGCGGGCGGTGTGGTCAGTGATATAGACGGTCGACCGTGGACGCTGGCGAGCAATGACTTCCTTGCCAGCGCGCCTGGCACGCACAACGAATTCGTCGCGGCACTCAAAAACGTCGCCTGA
- a CDS encoding NADPH-dependent F420 reductase: MKISILGAGRVGATLAAALAGKGHDITIGHRDPQTAEVKWQGPPVRHAFIANAAAASPLIINATPGDTALATLTTLSNALTGKILVDVSNATTRLPNGMPGGLLYPGSSLAEQLQSALPDTHVVKALNTMIFSLMAAPQSLSTPAQAFLSGNNNEAKMQMRQLLLDLGWQTDWIVDLGGIESARATEALILMVPYLIKAQGFKPFAMSVSY; this comes from the coding sequence ATGAAAATCAGCATTCTGGGCGCAGGACGCGTGGGCGCAACCCTGGCGGCCGCGCTGGCGGGGAAAGGCCATGACATTACAATTGGTCATCGCGACCCGCAGACTGCCGAAGTGAAATGGCAAGGACCGCCGGTACGGCATGCATTCATCGCCAACGCCGCAGCAGCCTCGCCGCTTATCATCAATGCCACTCCGGGCGACACTGCGCTCGCTACCCTGACCACGCTGAGCAATGCGTTGACTGGAAAAATCCTCGTGGATGTCTCCAACGCGACGACTCGCCTCCCGAACGGCATGCCCGGCGGGTTGCTTTATCCCGGAAGCAGCCTTGCTGAACAACTCCAATCGGCCTTGCCTGACACACACGTCGTAAAAGCGCTCAATACGATGATATTTAGCCTTATGGCGGCGCCGCAAAGTTTGTCAACGCCCGCCCAGGCATTTTTGAGCGGTAACAACAATGAAGCCAAGATGCAGATGCGGCAGCTACTGTTGGACTTGGGCTGGCAAACTGACTGGATCGTCGATCTGGGTGGGATCGAATCAGCGCGAGCGACGGAGGCGCTGATCCTGATGGTCCCGTATCTGATCAAGGCGCAGGGGTTCAAGCCATTTGCAATGTCGGTATCTTACTAA
- a CDS encoding MaoC/PaaZ C-terminal domain-containing protein: MNANVGLRNIYPGHIYKSSRITVTEAHIVLFAGLSGDFNPLHMDATSASDNGYGRRIAHGMLGHSISTGLRSGMDDWKIVAFLETRRKFVAPIMIGDTIHFRATVAEARPSRSGKPFGVVRVEIEMLNQADQVVQSGEDTFAVLDDGEST, encoded by the coding sequence ATGAACGCAAATGTAGGACTCCGAAACATTTATCCGGGGCACATATATAAGTCCAGCCGCATAACCGTAACCGAAGCGCACATCGTGTTGTTCGCCGGCTTGAGCGGCGATTTCAACCCGCTCCACATGGATGCAACCTCAGCCTCCGACAACGGATATGGACGCCGGATCGCGCACGGCATGCTGGGTCATAGCATCAGCACCGGCCTGAGATCGGGAATGGACGACTGGAAGATTGTGGCCTTTCTGGAAACACGTCGAAAGTTCGTCGCGCCCATCATGATCGGCGACACGATTCATTTTCGGGCGACTGTTGCCGAGGCTAGACCTAGCCGGTCGGGCAAACCTTTCGGCGTAGTACGCGTGGAGATAGAGATGCTCAATCAGGCGGACCAGGTAGTACAGAGCGGTGAAGATACGTTCGCGGTTCTGGACGACGGGGAGAGTACGTAA